In Callospermophilus lateralis isolate mCalLat2 chromosome 4, mCalLat2.hap1, whole genome shotgun sequence, one genomic interval encodes:
- the Fam149a gene encoding protein FAM149A isoform X2, whose product MLFEGKVSPQTQNLVDECGEWARRSLHLRVLGRQLVLPTDEGFQHFQGNVPSSAGHKPLPDAPECSSNIQQLCISGSQIIPATLSASALPGPVGTGTTHLTACSSLEEEVYDMDGKVEEYFAFDKKEDGDERLERKPAHHGRKWHKHGLPPISPHDCIKDAVAAEVFDHVWKNVVEILEELIRKNWETTLKEGKKQKEKLKVAENRPPQVLLSRLSTDVASVPPSRSSEARSLPMASHLNLPQIHRFSNNFYSDLNGVMTIQAKPLQQRPMYFVDRTQNEQEDKSSSVGASAPSSTRLRLARISDTHRLQTSARKIPAHRRLPSLTSDSQRIKTPNVYSDEILRGTKLQTGLDHMSSPPVQTSWSRLPPIGSEAGEQITAVSGSRSISYRGRYPQNHVSSAMSNGIERSPLREKTITLEQLSRPNTTHTFRLDTPRKGSLTTMEFAGHTWTGQSILIGSQYLPKSFQRTTVTSRKRFQVAS is encoded by the exons ATGCTATTTGAGGGGAAAGTAAGCCCTCAGACCCAGAATCTAGTGGATGAATGTGGTGAATGGGCAAGAAGATCCCTCCACCTGAG agtattaggaagacagcttGTCCTGCCAACTGATGAAGGGTTCCAACACTTCCAGGGCAATGTGCCTAGTTCTGCTGGCCACAAACCTTTACCTGATGCCCCAGAATGCAGCAGCAACATCCAACA GTTGTGCATCTCTGGTTCTCAAATAATCCCAGCCACactctcagcctctgccctgccaGGCCCTGTAGGCACAGGGACTACCCACCTCACAGCATGTTCATCCCTGGAAGAAGAGGTTTACGATATGGATGGAAAGGTGGAAGAATATTTTGCTTTTGACAAAAAAGAGGA TGGTGATGAACGTCTTGAACGGAAACCAGCTCACCATGGCAGGAAGTGGCATAAACATGGACTTCCTCCTATTTCCCCCCATGACTGTATCAAAGATGCTGTGGCAGCAGAAGTGTTTGATCATGTCTGGAAAAATGTGGTGGAAATATTAGAAGAACTGATAAGGAAAAACTGGGAAACTACACTTAAAG AagggaaaaaacagaaagaaaagttGAAAGTCGCTGAAAATAGACCTCCACAGGTACTCCTCTCCCGGCTGAGCACTGATGTGGCCAGCGTGCCCCCATCCAGGAGTTCTGAAGCTCGCAGCTTGCCCATGGCTTCTCATCTTAATCTACCCCAG ATTCATCGCTTCTCCAACAATTTCTACAGTGATTTGAATGGTGTGATGACAATTCAAGCAAAACCACTCCAGCAGAGACCTATGTATTTTGTGGATAGAACACA GAATGAACAAGAGGACAAATCATCTAGTGTGGGCGCCAGTGCTCCGTCCTCTACACGACTCCGCCTGGCTAGAATCTCAGATACTCACAGATTACAGACTTCTGCCAGGAAAATACCAGCGCACCGGAGGCTGCCTTCTCTTACTTCAGATTCACAGAGAATAAAAACCCCCAATGTGTACAGTGATGAAATTCTTAGGGGAACAAAACT GCAAACTGGCCTAGACCACATGTCTTCCCCACCGGTTCAAACCTCCTGGAGCAGGTTGCCCCCGATAGGCTCAGAGGCTGGGGAGCAGATCACAGCTGTTTCCGGATCCCGCTCCATTTCC TACAGGGGAAGGTATCCCCAAAACCACGTGTCAAGTGCAATGTCTAATGGCATAGAAAGATCCCCTCTCCGAGAAAAAACCATTACCCTGGAGCAACTTTCAAGGCCCAACACAACCCATACATTCCGG TTGGATACACCTCGAAAAGGTTCACTGACAACGATGGAATTTGCTGGTCACACGTGGACAGGTCAAAGTATTTTGATAG GTTCACAATATTTGCCTAAATCTTTTCAGAGGACAACTgtgacttcaagaaagagattccAAGTGGCATCTTGA